One genomic region from Gadus morhua chromosome 9, gadMor3.0, whole genome shotgun sequence encodes:
- the parietopsin gene encoding parietopsin yields MRCWVISLAPPVVFGTMDSSHTTLGANSELPMTEMTASPTIFPRVGYSIISFLMFINTIVSVFNNSLVIAVMAKTPTLLSPMNAIVLGLSVSDLMIALCGSLIVTMTNYRGYFFLGDGVCIFQGFAVNYFGLVSLCTLALLAYERYNVVCRPQAGFKLTMRRSRLGLLFVWGFCLFWAVAPLLGWSSYGPEGVQTSCSLGWEERSWSNYSYLILYTLLCFIGPVTVIIYCYTKVLGSMRKLNRSVELQGGRPSAEENERAIRTVFFMISAFFVCWLPYTVLSVVVVVAPGVRIPPLVATMPMYFAKTSPIYNPLIYFLSNKQFRDAALEVLSCGRYIPRGPVSSGLAMTAVNRRNAAEHPNRGAGKGTLNRVLPL; encoded by the exons ATGCGCTGTTGGGTCATCTCTCTTGCACCGCCGGTCGTTTTCGGAACCATGGACAGCAGCCACACAACTTTGGGCGCCAATTCGGAGCTTCCTATGACAGAAATGACCGCGTCGCCGACCATTTTCCCACGTGTGGGCTATAGTATAATTTCTTTCCTCATGTTCATTAACACAATTGTATCCGTTTTTAATAATTCTCTTGTGATTGCCGTGATGGCGAAGACCCCTACTTTGCTCAGCCCTATGAACGCTATTGTCTTAGGTCTTTCCGTGTCAGACCTCATGATTGCTCTTTGTGGTTCGCTAATCGTCACCATGACCAATTATCGTGGGTATTTCTTTCTTGGGGACGGAGTCTGTATTTTTCAAGGATTTGCAGTCAATTATTTTG GTCTGGTGTCCCTCTGCACCCTGGCACTGCTGGCCTACGAGCGCTACAACGTGGTGTGCCGGCCCCAGGCGGGCTTCAAGCTCACCATGCGGCGGAGCAGACTGGGCCTGCTCTTCGTCTGGGGCTTCTGCCTGTTCTGGGCCGTGGCTCCGCTGCTGGGCTGGAGCTCGTACGGCCCCGAGGGAGTGCAGACCTCCTGCTCCCTGGGCTGGGAGGAGCGGTCCTGGAGCAACTACAGCTACCTCATCCTGTACACGCTGCTGTGCTTCATCGGGCCGGTGACCGTCATCATCTACTGCTACACCAAAGTGCTCGGCTCCATGAGAAAG ctgaacCGCAGCGTCGAGCTCCAGGGCGGGCGTCCGAGCGCGGAGGAGAACGAGCGAGCCATCCGCACGGTGTTCTTCATGATCTCGGCCTTCTTCGTGTGCTGGCTGCCCTACACCGTgctgtcggtggtggtggtggtggcgccgGGCGTACGCATCCCCCCGCTGGTCGCCACCATGCCCATGTACTTCGCCAAGACCAGCCCCATCTACAACCCCCTCATCTACTTCCTGTCCAACAAGCAG TTCCGCGACGCTGCCCTGGAGGTGTTGTCGTGCGGCCGCTACATCCCCCGCGGGCCCGTCTCCTCCGGCCTGGCCATGACGGCCGTGAACCGCAGGAACGCAGCGGAGCATCCCAACAGAGGCGCCGGCAAGGGCACGCTCAACCGCGTGCTGCCTCTGTGA
- the LOC115550747 gene encoding uncharacterized protein LOC115550747 produces the protein MPLPMEMSSDFARGPGNSSSTSSSSVWQRYVDITFLVANCVILLGTSMVGIGANVFVTWAVYHQKSLRTWNNALLVNLAVIDFLRCAVDCPVILVIVLTVHLRGRADAVICDLQMASFSFSCCIQLVTLACISAERYQAIAHPFKITERKRRIVFFIPLTWTFAIVVAAVCVTFVRDSPVYVKCHGSRFKSVYKDTFGLYILIPLWTACFALIIGFYSSIFAIVTAHSRKIYDKGVNPAPKQEKKEEEKKGDMEKKEEKKVEEMPASQTDGKQMTVESVPRVEKVGHSKSKVSIMEPTGAPQKPTETLSVSPVPSHNEKVDVPTKGPDKPPDEKPLKQPTPTSKDAKGDSGGCKTPTKGRVAEAGSSETERKTPLVANPVIQVKEQRSNRETEGHPGADKGPGEKGQDKIQTQDSKSPAMVPVAPKEPTLPGKEPGGPEEPAVLPLLIDLEQGKVNYEVGPTVVGLPAVNDQVVGLPAVNDDVVPMVVGLPAGDTVDNQDLCMVSVVRRPAPATTTAAAAADEAMTGAVCMMPSKATGNKKKESKLAKRSGYIILTFLLFWLPLITTILVNVLVFQRSDSQMEIIQDVEILFISIACMTSLTDPIIYAAVNPQFRTEFYRMRNKLKAQWKKR, from the exons ATGCCTCTCCCCATGGAGATGAGCAGCGACTTTGCCAGGGGACCGgggaacagcagcagcaccagcagcagttCAGTTTGGCAGAGGTACGTCGACATCACCTTCCTCGTGGCCAACTGCGTGATCCTCTTGGGCACCTCCATGGTGGGCATCGGGGCCAACGTCTTCGTGACATGGGCGGTGTACCACCAGAAGTCCCTGCGGACGTGGAACAACGCGCTGCTGGTCAACCTGGCCGTGATCGACTTCCTGCGCTGCGCCGTGGACTGCCCCGTCATCCTGGTCATCGTGCTGACCGTCCACCTGCGGGGCCGGGCGGACGCCGTCATCTGCGACCTGCAGatggcctccttctccttcagctgCTGCATCCAGCTGGTGACCCTGGCCTGCATCAGCGCCGAGCGGTACCAAGCCATCGCGCACCCCTTCAAGATCACCGAGCGCAAGAGACGGATCGTCTTCTTTATCCCCCTGACGTGGACCTTTGCCATCGTGGTGGCGGCCGTGTGCGTGACCTTTGTGAGGGACTCGCCGGTGTATGTCAAATGCCACGGGTCGAGGTTCAAGTCCGTGTACAAGGACACCTTCGGCCTGTACATACTGATCCCCCTGTGGACCGCCTGCTTCGCTCTGATCATCGGCTTCTACTCCAGCATCTTCGCCATCGTGACGGCGCACAGTCGCAAGATCTACGACAAGGGGGTGAACCCCGCTCCGAAACAGGAgaaaaaagaggaggagaagaaaggtgaCATGgagaaaaaagaggagaaaaaagTGGAGGAAATGCCAGCGAGTCAGACGGACGGGAAGCAAATGACTGTGGAGAGCGTTCCTCGGGTGGAAAAGGTCGGGCATAGTAAATCAAAGGTATCTATTATGGAGCCTACAGGTGCTCCCCAGAAGCCCACAGAGACTCTGAGTGTGTCACCGGTTCCCAGTCACAATGAGAAAGTAGATGTGCCTACAAAGGGACCGGACAAACCACCTGATGAAAAGCCCCTAAAACAGCCCACGCCGACCTCTAAGGACGCCAAGGGCGACAGCGGTGGCTGCAAAACCCCGACCAAAGGCCGAGTCGCGGAAGCGGGGTCCTccgagacggagagaaagaccCCCCTCGTTGCAAACCCTGTCATTCAAGTCAAGGAGCAGCGGTCCAACAGGGAGACGGAGGGCCACCCAGGAGCTGACAAAGGGCCAGGCGAAAAGGGGCAAGACAAAATACAAACGCAAGACTCCAAATCTCCAGCAATGGTGCCTGTTGCTCCCAAGGAGCCGACGCTGCCCGGTAAGGAGCCCGGGGGACCAGAGGAACCCGCGGTGCTGCCCCTGCTGATAGACCTGGAGCAGGGGAAGGTCAACTACGAGGTGGGGCCCACGGTGGTGGGTCTCCCGGCGGTCAATGACCAGGTCGTGGGTCTCCCGGCGGTCAATGACGACGTAGTGCCCATGGTGGTGGGTCTCCCCGCAGGCGACACTGTCGACAACCAGGACCTGTGCATGGTTTCTGTAGTCAGACGCCCCGCCCCCGCGACgaccacggcggcggcggcggcggatgAGGCAATGACCGGCGCGGTCTGCATGATGCCGTCCAAGGCCACTGGCAACAAGAAGAAGGAGAGCAAGCTGGCCAAGCGCTCGGGGTACATCATCCTCACCTTCCTCCTGTTCTGGCTGCCCCTGATCACCACCATCCTGGTGAACGTGCTGGTGTTCCAGCGCAGCGACTCCCAG ATGGAAATCATCCAAGACGTGGAAATCCTTTTCATCTCGATTGCCTGCATGACATCGCTCACCGACCCCATCATTTACGCTGCCGTGAACCCCCAGTTCAGAACAGAGTTTTATAGGATGCGGAATAAACTGAAAGCCCAGTGGAAGAAGAGATGA
- the LOC115550381 gene encoding integumentary mucin C.1-like, producing MTIDASNGKFRGSVSFKLTVLTQPSVLIRVTNDLLTESRSTPFPPGSKVDPPPTPPPSTTTTTTTTTTTTTTTTITTTTTTTTITTTTTTTTTTTTTTTSSTTTTTTTTITTTTSTITTTTTTTTTTTSTTTTTTTTTIITTTTTTTTSTTSTSTTTTTTTTINTTTTTTTTITTTTSTAPTTAPTTTTTTITTTTTTTT from the exons ATGACCATAGACGCCAGCAATGGGAAATTCCGGGGCAGTGTTTCATTTAAGCTTACCGTGCTGACTCAGCCCAGTGTGCTGATCAGGGTCACCAATGATCTTCTGACGGAGAGCAGGTCTACTCCATTCCCACCGGGTTCTaaggtggaccccccccccacccccccac cctccaccaccaccaccaccaccaccaccaccaccaccaccaccaccaccaccatcaccaccaccaccaccaccaccaccatcaccaccaccaccaccaccaccaccaccaccaccaccaccaccacctcctccaccaccaccaccaccaccaccaccatcaccaccaccacctccaccatcaccaccaccaccaccaccaccaccaccaccacctccaccaccaccaccaccaccaccaccaccatcatcaccaccaccaccaccaccaccacctccaccacctccacctccaccaccaccaccaccaccaccaccatcaacaccaccaccaccaccaccaccaccatcaccaccaccacctccaccgcccccaccaccgcccccaccaccaccaccaccaccatcaccaccaccaccaccaccaccacc